The DNA window TAAGGTGGTGTCTCTgtttcatgttctttttttttatttagaaaccAGAGCGGATTGCTTTGCATTATATATTGAGTTTTCATTCTTGCTCCTTAGAACGATGCCTAGTTAATCTCTTTGTAAATCATGTTCTTACTCTGCAGAATAACTAATTCAACTTAAGTCTTTTAAGTATTCAGGGGATTTTTACTGCTTTGTGATAATGGTATTTTGTTATTCTCAGACTAAAAACATCAACAAAAATCTGACTTAAAAAACCTAGTGGGCTACGTTGAAAGTAAAAccattaaaatgcattttgatcAACATGTGAAAACTAAGGAAACGGAACAATGACAAGAGtttttgctgttctttctgTGATAAAAGATTGATGTGGTTCCTTTTATGAAATATGGCGACTCAGTCTTGGGAAGTGCAGAAATGTCACCTGATAATAGACATGAAGCACATTTTGAAACTTTTCTTGCTATTCTATAGGATCTTTAAAGTTGTGTtgcaattttttccccttgtacTGCATTATGacttataagaaaaaaaagatggatgTCTCATCATTCTTAACTTTAATTTCCTGTAAACCAATGCTAAGTCAGACTAATGTGAGGCTTAATGGAACAAGAAGAAAcaaattttctgtgctgaatgGCTGGACAGCCTTTTTCACAGTTTGGCTCACCTGCAGGCATAATGTTGCCTACATTGTGTGTTTATTTGTGGAGCtaataatgttttttcttaGGCTGACTTTCCTGGCCACCACTGAACTGCTGTTCAGGCAGTGTGGTGCTTCCACACCTCAAGACATGGGCTGTGTCATCATTACACCTGGGTGACTGCAGCAGGCTGGCCCAAGTTACTTTCTCCCTGGTTAGGGTGGGAGGCCAGTTCTGTAAACTCTAGTTCTGCTCCTTGCTGCAGTATTGCGAGTTGTGAATATATAGAGCCTCTAAAAAGGTGAAGAGCAGAGAGTTAGGAAAAAGTGGAAGTCTCAAAAATAGCAAATGAAATGTACAACACTGCAGGTTACTTTAGTCCTAAAACCCCAAGTGCTTATTCTGAGATTGTGAGGAGAGCAGTGGCTCCTTGTTCTGTTCAAATCACCAAACATGCTGACATGAATTGCTCCCAGCTTGTGTATTCCCATTTCTTCACGGGTGGCTTGCTGCACCCATGCAGTGTCCTGTTAAAGCTGCCTGTTGGGTTTCAGTCTGCCCAAGAGAcagggccaggggctgaggAAGGAGCTGCACCCTTCACTGCCCCTGTCTGCATTTCacctgctgccctgagcaggtCCTGATGGGGTTGCTGGCAGTGGAGCCTGCTGAAGATCATGGGTTAGAATTACACAGTGGAACAGAAGCcactaataaaaatattaatggcATTAGATGTTTGTATTTCAGTGTATACAaatacttttgtatttttccaacTTCTCAAAAATTTTTTGCAATGGCATCTCTTTTGCTATGACTGTAGTCTGCTGCAGGGATACCACAAGAATTGAGCTTTTACTAGAATTACTGAGAAGCTTTCCTCTAATATTCACCAGCTCTTAGTTGTTATTGACATTCAGAGGTGCTTGGCACCTGAGATCAGGGTTCCTCATACTGTATTGCTTCCATCAAAGCCTCCTGTCCTCCTGAGCTGTTACACCTTCATCTCCTGGCTCATGGACTGGTAACAGGTGGGCAGTGTCATTTTTGGGAATGAATTGTGTTCCACTTccaagagaaagaagagaaagaaatgccACCCTTGCATGTAGTGCAGAATACTGTTCTACAGTAGTATGGAAGAGGATCATCATGTAGTTGGGTATCAGTGTTCTAGCAAGGAAacgggttttttttgtgtttttaaccCCAACCTTGATTTTTATTGGAGCACTTTCAGCAGTTCATTTCTGAGCAGGATGACAGTGAAATCCAAGGAGACTTGCCCACTCACTAGAGTGGAGTGTGGGTCGTCTGCAGATGGCACAGTCCCTTTTGTCAACCTCCCTGTGGATTTTAATGGACTTTTTTCTGTACCTGTGGAACTGCTTTTTCAAAGCTATAATACATTAGTCATGACATTGAGCCCTCCAAATCCTCAATATAAAATGAGCTTTCTGTTGCTAACCAGCTGTACCAACTGTTACTTTCACTTTTGGCATTAAGTAATGATTTCAAAAATGCACATCTTACAGGAAGGTTTGGTGGCAGTGCCTTGGGCTGCCTGTTTCTTTGGGAAGTGTGGATGGTGTTAAGAACAAGCTGTTGGTGAAACCTGCTGAGTTATACAGGTCTCTTCCTCCAGAGATGTGAGGAGGGCTCACAGCTCACGGGGTACCCGGGAGCTCCTGCTGGGTTTCCAACGGGAGCTTTGCCACTGCCACCACTGGAAGTGAGTCTGGGACCTGTGAAGAAGTGTCTGAAGGAAAGAGGGATCTCAGGGCACCAGACATAGGAGTAACCAGCCCCTTTGGAAGTGAAGAGTGCACAGTGAACATCTCTGACTCTATACTTTCCCATACACATTCACTCAGCACCTGCTTTCACATTTCCCAGTCATGTTGCAATGGTATCTCACTGGTCACTGACAAGTGTTAACACATATTGCTAGAAGACCAGGCAGCTAAAAGACTAAAATGCACTGTGCTTACTGTAAAAATTGGCTTCTTACATTGCTTCTTTTTATATGGTTAAGGAGATAGTTgtgcttcagatttttttcctttttctgttctttttttaaagaggtCAAATGTATATGAAATGCATGTTATCCTGAACTTTTTGTTTGTACATCTTGGTATCTGATCACCTGCATGAAGGACACAGTAGTGCCATGTCTGAGCTTGTTCTCTTGTGCTTGGTTGATATGAACTTCTCTAGATTGTTGAGTTTTCCCCAGGATAACTTTGTTTAATATTTAGTTATTGGGAGACATCAAAAGAAAGCATCATGGTGGCCCTTTGTTTTCTTACAGTTGAAATACAAACAACAAAGCCTTGTGGTTTAAAGTTAATTTGTTAGTGTAAATAAATTTCTTGCCAATGAGTATTGTTGTTGTTAGACAACGAATGcaataaaaagagaaatcctGAATCTTTATTAGAATTTGTAATGAGTCCTCACTTTTCTGCCCTTTTCTTTGtcatttcagaagaaatagTAAATGGTGAGGATGACCAGACAGCTGCATGGGTCAGGCTGGGGGCCAGGGGAATATGTACCTTGCCCTGCTTGTTCTTCACTTCCTTCTGCTCAGCCAAAGATTATTTAATCACAGTTCTTAGCCAAATTGGCATGATTCACAAGCCCCCAAGTGGGTCTCATTTACACTCTGTAACTATGtagaaagaagtaaaaaaaaaaaaaaaggaaaatcgtttttttcttcatattaaGGTGAAATGTAGCATGCAGTCTTTTGCTGCAGGTTGATGTAAAAATAGGCTGCTTTCACATTGGTACTGGTCAATGTTTGTGTGTTTAAAAGATCTAGATTTATTTTGTTacataaaaacattttacacTCAAGTGTAGATTATTTATAATGGGCATTGAATACATTCAAAGTACAGCAGTTCTTTTACTGAATATGTTTAATAAGTCTtctatttatttgattttagtAAAGCATTAAGTTAGGGAAAATCGAAGGGCACAGACTGTGCAATTTGTGTAGTCATCTCAGTGGATTTACATCTGGCAGAATCTAGGCCAAACACTGTGCACTTAATCTGTCTAACCCAGTTTATATTTCCCAATGACTGAATCATAAATCTTACCTTCCACTAATACAGGCACCACCTGCAAGAAATAAAGAGAATCCTCAATCATAAAATTATTCTCTTAATTAAAATAGATATACTAAGATGCTCTGGGCCCACAACTGACATGTAAAATGTgtctccccagcagctccctgagcctggAGCCATCTGTACATATGTCTTTCCTTTTGTGCAAGTTGTCTCACACAGCTGCAGCCGGGTTTCAGAAATGCCCAGAACTGCTCCAGTCTCTACAGCATGTTAAACATGATGGGTTATGCCCTCCTTGGGCTGGCAAGCCTGGATTTTCCATGTGCAGGTCACTTGGCAATTGGGAGGGCAGGCTTGAGCTGCATCTTGCACCCTGCTCTTTctgccccgaggctgccaggggaaggagctgtggcccagcctggctcttgCTGCACAGCACCCGCTGGCTGGCTgggtcctgccctgctccagctcccagctctgccctgcatgGCTGGGAAACCTGGGAGGAGGTTGGCAATGGGCTTCCTGCCCTCCTGGCCTCAGGGCAGATGTCACTGTCAGGAACAGCAGGCAGCTGGGATGTCTCTCCTCTCAAACGCTGTGGGAAAAGGTAAGAGCCCTCACTGGCCCATGGTTCCATCTGTAGGCAGACCAACAGGAAAATCTTCAGTACAAAAGCAGtttagaacaggaaaaaaagccagtGATGAGTGAAGACACTTTTGAttttctgaaaagccaaaaccaattaaaaaaatagaagtttgACAAGATCGGACAACATGCAGATTTGCTCATTTGAAGATGTTTTAAGCAACAGTAAAATGTGAGAATAATGTTTTGGTGGGTTACTTTTGCACTGCAGAGGGAAGTGGCTGTTGCCCTTCTACAACCAGAGAGTAAATCCAGGACCTGCAGAGTGACTGATTGGCACTTCAGCTGTGTCACTGCCACTGATATGGGATGTAACTCTTTACAACATAGCAGTTCAGAACAAAAAGTGGCACAATCCTAGAATAATCACTTTAGAATGCCAGTGCAGGCCACTGATGAGTGAATAGCCCAACCTCTCCTTGCTGTGAGAACTTCCTTCAGAGCAGTTCTTTCAGCCTGGGCTCCAGGAATGACATCTGTTCTTCATAGCTGAAAATGGATTACAAGTTCCTGTCAGAAAGTACACCACTTAGGAGGGAAGCTGAAAGtgtcctgcagggagagaggtTGCtaaggaaggagcaggaaagcCAGAGTTAGGTAATGCCAAAGTTCTGCAAAGGGAGGAGACAAAAGCTGCCCTCAttcagggctggctctgctctgtaGAAGGGTTGCACACCATGGACAGCAAAAGCCTCAGAACTGTGATTCAGACAGATGAGTCCTTGTCACCAAAGCTTCATGGGCAGGCAGTGaagcctgggcagggctcaaGTCCCCAGATCAACGGAGCATTTTAGAGAGGAGCTGCAAGCACAGTTTGTGCACAGACCTGCTAAGGGACAAATCAATCAGCTGTGTGATTTACTGGCACACAGCTGCCCCTCCAGCCATCACTGAGCCCTGCAGCCGGTGCTGTTGGGGTACAAAACACCACAAAGGGCAGGGACCACTGTTGGTACtgggtgtgtgtgggtgctggccatggcagcagagggaagctgctgccttttgGAAGGCCCAGCATGGACTGGCTGTTCTTCAGCCTCCCACAGCTCTTGTGCCCAGGGACGTGCCTTGCACCACGGTGGCTGTCAGTGGCCATGTGAGGCCTTGGGGTGAGGCAGAGGCTTTGTGGGAGGAGGGGATGTGGCAGGACCCACAGCCCAGTCGGCTGTGCAGAGGGAGCGGGGTGACACCATCCTTCCTGTGCAGcaacacagccccagcactggcTTCCTGCTCATTAGAGCTCAGGAAAGGAGCAGTTTCTCTTTCCCTACCACTGGGTGAAAGCCATTAGGCTCATTAGAAAGGAAAGGTGCAGGAGCCAAGAGGTGTCAGTACACACatttgctgctcagggccctgcTCACCCAAacctcagcctgcagcactgcctctTCCCAGCCAGAATGGCAGAGCACAGACAGAGGGTTTGCACACACTCCACATCCTATCTCAGTGTCTGGGCCACTACAGAGCAGGTTATTTGGTCTGTCTTAAAGGCAGAAGCACTCCTGTGTTTTCTGAACTCTCCATGTTCTGTTCAGAccagaggggctgtggctgtgctggagcagaggcaggaggaacGGCAAAGCCAGCTTCGCAATCAGCACCCAGGGActggctgcttctcctcccaTGATTGCACTTCAGGAGCAGGCTTTTTTCTGCACAGTGGTGGAAGAACTGCAGTGAGGAAAATCTACTGCACAGCTGAAGGATGCAGAGGGGCTTGTGGCCCTCAGGGATATCTGCCTGGTGGCAGCATTTGGAGGGGCTGCCAAGATGCTGGCAAGGGCCAGTGCAGGCAGGTGCAGGCACAGTGGCAAGCCCAGCAGGAGAGATCCCACATGTAACACAGAGCCTTCAGCTGAATGTCAGCAACTCTGAGAAAACTGGAGAGCTGATCACAGCTGGGAACTCAGaaagtgcagcaggagctgctctgagggtAAGGGCATCTACACTAATGCAAGGAGAGCTCACTCCATGAGCTCCAGCTTCAAAGGACACTGAGTTCAGTTCATTGCAAATGCTGCTACATCAGCCCAAAAACACTAGCTGAAGGAAACCTGGGGGGCTTCTGGCAGTGCGAAATGTCAGTAACTGATGCCAGGTAAACCTGAAGGGCTGCCTGGTGCACGGCAGTTTaacttccacagcagctgaagttAAACACAGAACATGTGTGACCATGGCTTGGGGGAATCACTGCACAGTGCCCAGAAATGCTCCCTTTGTAGTGACAGACCACAGTAACTGCTAATGCACTTCCTGCTGAAGGTGTGCAGGAGATGTTTCCCCACtctttaagagaaaaaaaagattttctaaACTCCCTTAGAAAGACCCATTGAGTAACCTCTCCAAAGTGATGCCTTACTCTTTTCTCATAGGATTAAAACAAATTTATGAAACTGAAGTAACACTGGGAAATGGCtttaagggggaaaaggaaatgaatgAGACTGAAATGATATTTATTCTCCTTCCAGTTATTTTGGAAGCATTAGGGAAAGCCAACAGGAAGGtttggaagaaaaacccctagCACAGTCCCTGGGAAGGCCCAGGGGTCAGTGACAAGAATGCACACCACACTGGTAGTCAGCAATTCTCATTTACAAAATCAGTTTTCtcatggggggaaaaaacaaccgAACAACAATCCAGAAATCCAGCCAGCACATAGCTCACTGTCTGACAGTTTAGTCAATCTGAAACTGAACTTCAATTCAGTGTTAACAACATGGGGTCCTCCCCATTACACAAATAAACTAATTTCTCACCTTCAATTCCATGTCCTTTACTATTGTGTAGAAGTCTTACTTTGGAGAGGAAGGCTAAAATACATTTCCATTACTGTAGTTAACCTTTATTGGAACAGTCTTGTTGTTAGCAGATCTAGTAGAACCTAAGCGCGTTCCCAAGGAATGAAATcctttccacagcagcaggccTTGCCCGTGAGGAGCTATAGATGACAGAAGAGGGCTCTGTGGAAGACTGTGCCGATGAGCAGCTTTCCCTGGTGGGTGGATGCCAcggagctgccctgcagcacgGAGCCGTTGTCAGCGTAGACGCGCGTCACCACGGGCTGCTCCGAGAGGATGCTCTGGATGCGCAGCACCTGCCGGGGCGGGGAGGTACAGCTGTGAAATGGTCACAGGTGAAAAGGCTCCGGGGAGAGGGGGAACACCAGCATGTTAGCTTAAACAGATCAGCTAGGATGACTAGCTGCTGATAATGGCAGCCATGTGATTCCTCTGAGAGGGCCTTTAGtgaaacacagattttttttttttaatgttgttgtGCAACATCTGTAAGGAAGTCAGGTACTCATCCCCACCACTAGGAATGTGcacatttttttccagactAAGAGTTAGTTCATATCTtcttattttcatgtttttcccAGACAGAGTAAGCAGCTGCCTAGTATCAGAAATCTATCGCTATTGAACAGGGTCATTTTGAGAAGTGTCTTAGAGGGAGCTTCAGACAAGGCTGAAATCCAATGGACAGCAGACAGCTGCACTCGTAGCCACCATCACCCCAATGCCAGTACCTCACTGATTTCATAGAAAGAAGAATTACAGTGTTACCTACAGATGAACCACACTTGCACAAATTAATCATTCCTGTGGAAATGTTTCTGGTCACACTTTGCACTCAGTCAATTATGTTCAGTTTGGCAAAGAGGTGCTGGCTCAGTAATTAATGCAGCTCATCAGAATCTGTGTGCACGtccacagctgcacagaaagcagccTGAGGAGTCCAGAGTGACTGAGCTACTGGTTGGAAATTATTTAGTCGCTGCCCAAGGATCTGAATAGGTGTTTGTTAGTGAGTATATGCTGCTCAGGCTCTCACTTGAGAGCAGAAGCCAGCTTGGTCTTTGCTTTAACAAAGGCACTTTGTGCCAGGCACTTTCTATGAAATGCAGTTAAGTTATACCAGCATGATTTGAACAAAACAACTTTCCAGTACAGACATAGCCAAGACACCAATGATGTCTCCCAAAAGGCACCTCAGATGCAGGAAGATTTTCAGGATCATAGTGGAACAGCTTCATCCCATTGGGATGACATCCTGTCCAGATGTCTCCAGTGTGGGGGTCAATAGACAAGTTATCGACCAGCGTGTCCAGCTGCAGCGTCTAGccaacacagaaaaaacaaaaaaattaaatctatcAGAATTCCTGGAAGGAAATTACAATATAACCAACAGACTTGTCTCATCTGACATAATTTagactggtttttttttaaataaatacttctCCCCCCACTTCTGTCTGTCTTTTCCCCTGGTATGCATCCTCCCCACCCCTGTGCTATGAGGAACCTGCTTGCTGCTCTGGGCTTCCCCCATCAGTTCATGCACACCTACACCTCTCTGTGGATGCTTTCAGTGCTCTGACCCACACTGCCTGAGGCAGACTCCCACTACAGCTCCACAGCATACCCAAGGATTCCTCCCTGTTGTTGGTGGGAGGGTGGGAGATCAGAAGCTCTGTAATGGGGTGTGCAGACACCTCTGCAAACCCACAGCAGGAGCCACCCAGACCAGAACTTTACAGATGATCATGCTGAAATCTCAAGCATTCATCAAAACTATTCTGTCCAAAATCCACATTTGCCTCTTTTTTACAGAACAGCAGCACCTTACCTTCACATGGGTTAAACTCCAGTTAGCATGTTTTTCCATGACATGGACATTGTGATCCAATACATCTGCAATATAGATGTACcttcaaaaggaagaaaagcaccTCAATATATGAGTAGACAGACACCAAAAGTAGACAGTTCCTCCTGTGCAAGCCCACACACCAACAGACATTGCCAGCCAGCCACAGGGCACTGAAGCCAACCTGCTGAGGTGCCAGTGTAGCTTCACACTGTGCCAGTTTTCCATTATGACACTGAAATAAGCCTTGGAACTGGAAAATCAcaatttcaatatatttttttaaatcacctGTCCACACCACAGGAGTGGTTGGTTCAGTCATGCAGGTGTAGGACTGTAGAGCACTCCCTGCTTGCAGAAACCCTGCCCCATTAATCCTTGCAAGCAAGACACACAAACTCCTGTACCAGCTGGTTAAAATACAGCAACTGTTGACCTTGCTGCCTATAAAGTACCACACAAtgcagcaaacactgctgctcAACACTGAGACAAAACTTGTGTGctacaaacactctgcatcaCTTGTGCTGCACCTTGCCTTACATGAACCACTTCAGACACCTGACCACAGAGGTACCAGGTGTACAAATGAAGATCTCCAGATACTTCTATGTGACAAAACAAAATCTAATGTAAATAGAAACTTACTTTCTATCAGGTGAAATGTTAATTCCATTGGCTGAATAAAACCCAGATGCTACTTCTTTAACTTCTTTTGGACTGTAGTAAATGACATTTGACCAGGTTAAACCCAAGAACATTTCTAAGAACATCAAGAGGAACTCAGAGAAGTAGTGGTCATTGGTAGCATAGAAGCTGTCTGGTCCCATGGCTACTATGTCATTCACACTAAAAAACAAAtgaagagagaaattaaaaaaataattaaatgagaGGTATGAAGTACCATTTTAGGATTGCCCAGAATACAGTCAGGACATGGCCATCAATACCATAAAGAGGCTGCAATTACAGATGTACTTCAAGTAGTCACCAAATTATTTAAATCCTTTTTACTTCTATTTTCTATGAGCCAGGACAGTGCAGTGCTGAGACCTGAAGAGGGCATAGGGCATGAGCTAGAGATCTGGCTACCTGTCTATAAgtacatggaaatatttttttttattattagtaATACTATTAGTagtattattagtattattttctttttcattacaTTCAAGTAGAAATCAGAGAACAGGTAGGTGTTGTGACAACCTAATCAATCTGGCTGTTTATTTTACAATCATATTGCAGTAGGACagaccaaaatatttttgtattaaaaataagaaaaacagaaaaaggtaaatgtatgtttatttttacagtgtAGGAtatccaaacaaaaaataaaatatctggaGACTCATATCTGCAATGACCTGAGTGTGGGTTACATGAGCAAAAGAGAAATGGATGCCAAGCTAATTCACTGGCATCAATCACAGCCGCGCTTAAGACTAATTTAGTGATACAACTATTAAAAATCTAATTTAGAGAATAGATTGGAGAAACACTGCTTTTGATTACACAGATAAGAAGTAATCAGTAAGAGAAACAGGGATGCTggttaaagagaaaatatattaaCAATAGCCTAAACGCAAAAATCGTCCTACATTGGATTTCA is part of the Ammospiza nelsoni isolate bAmmNel1 chromosome 1, bAmmNel1.pri, whole genome shotgun sequence genome and encodes:
- the LOC132083116 gene encoding serum paraoxonase/arylesterase 2, with product MGKLLAVALVGIAAALVAERLLAFRSRLNASREVAPVSLPNCRLIKGIETGSEDIDILPNGLAFISSGLKYPGLMSFAPDKPGEIFLMDLNEDNPRAVELRISRGFDLASFNPHGISTYIDRDDTVYLFVVNHPHQKSTVELFKFVEDDNSLVHLKTIRHDLLTSVNDIVAMGPDSFYATNDHYFSEFLLMFLEMFLGLTWSNVIYYSPKEVKEVASGFYSANGINISPDRKYIYIADVLDHNVHVMEKHANWSLTHVKTLQLDTLVDNLSIDPHTGDIWTGCHPNGMKLFHYDPENLPASEVLRIQSILSEQPVVTRVYADNGSVLQGSSVASTHQGKLLIGTVFHRALFCHL